In a genomic window of Streptomyces sp. SJL17-4:
- a CDS encoding M56 family metallopeptidase: MNVNHHVLVPLGLFVLTGFLVPWLLVRARWAQQAPRLALGVWAACGTAFAAASALLPAQLVLSSASSHRLADMMFALQLPTVEQLLALDGRERLAFSLSLVVLSMPAAAFARRLVRARRVRLRHAGVLRLVGRYDPALRATVLDDARPAVYCLPGRSRRVVVSSGAVDTLTPAQLAAALAHERAHIAGRHHLLVAASEAFAAVFSRLPLARHGVGSVPLLLEMAADDRALRRCTRDALATALYALASGRAPRSAFAAGGPSAALRMRRILTPHSAGHPVLRGLTTIAAAGLAMTPLIVACCSFPG; encoded by the coding sequence GTGAACGTGAACCATCACGTCCTCGTCCCGCTCGGGCTCTTCGTCCTCACCGGCTTCCTCGTCCCCTGGCTGCTCGTCCGGGCGCGCTGGGCGCAGCAGGCGCCCCGGCTCGCCCTCGGCGTGTGGGCCGCGTGCGGCACCGCCTTCGCCGCCGCGAGCGCCCTGCTCCCGGCCCAGCTGGTCCTGTCGAGCGCCAGCAGCCACCGCCTCGCGGACATGATGTTCGCCCTCCAACTGCCCACCGTGGAACAGCTCCTGGCCCTCGACGGCCGGGAGCGTCTCGCTTTCTCGCTCTCCCTGGTGGTGCTCTCGATGCCCGCCGCCGCGTTCGCCCGCCGACTGGTGAGGGCCCGCCGGGTGCGGCTGCGGCACGCGGGGGTGCTGCGGCTCGTCGGACGGTACGACCCCGCGCTGCGGGCCACCGTCCTCGACGACGCGCGCCCCGCCGTGTACTGCCTGCCGGGCCGCTCGCGCCGGGTCGTCGTCTCCTCGGGCGCGGTGGACACCCTCACCCCCGCCCAGCTCGCGGCGGCGCTCGCGCACGAGCGGGCCCACATCGCGGGGCGGCACCATCTCCTCGTCGCCGCGTCGGAGGCCTTCGCGGCCGTGTTCTCCCGCCTGCCACTCGCCCGGCACGGGGTGGGCTCCGTACCGCTGCTGCTCGAAATGGCGGCGGACGACCGGGCGTTGCGCCGATGTACGCGGGACGCGCTGGCCACGGCGCTGTACGCACTCGCGTCGGGGCGGGCGCCGCGGTCGGCGTTCGCGGCGGGCGGGCCGTCGGCGGCACTGCGGATGCGGCGCATCCTCACTCCGCACAGCGCCGGCCATCCCGTCCTGCGCGGTCTGACGACCATCGCGGCCGCGGGTCTCGCGATGACACCGTTGATCGTCGCCTGCTGTTCCTTCCCCGGATAA
- a CDS encoding GNAT family N-acetyltransferase yields the protein MPGEGEVYALAVESGSRRRGVGTALLAAATDRMRTFGALDQRVELPAEADPALPFYTHLGFAALSARRWSRTL from the coding sequence TTGCCGGGCGAGGGCGAGGTGTACGCCCTGGCCGTGGAGTCCGGATCCCGCCGCCGGGGTGTGGGTACGGCCCTGCTGGCGGCGGCCACGGACCGGATGCGGACCTTCGGGGCCCTGGACCAGCGGGTGGAACTCCCCGCGGAGGCGGACCCGGCCCTGCCCTTCTACACCCACCTGGGCTTCGCCGCCCTCTCCGCCCGACGCTGGAGCAGAACGCTGTAG
- a CDS encoding methyltransferase domain-containing protein has protein sequence MPAAFAPVLPSRYGREPEPAPGAGIRVTSDTLPGLESVSPADENSVWLHDALLGPHSADIVRYLSLARSTGGPVLDLGSGAGRLAVPFARHGFAVEAVDRDASALARLDGWARRIGPQVAGLVVTHRTDLTELRLEGSYRLALLAGAMVTAVPPARRPELLREVASHLQTGGALALDYTAHQLPGLIAEPQRTWAFQVPRFDGIDEWVVARQVFDLPSMSERITYYAARTGKLSTERVVLTTDKWIVDPERLAAELHSAGLHIEGRRRHRIDDRTESVLLVCRTDD, from the coding sequence GTGCCCGCAGCGTTCGCTCCGGTCCTGCCGTCCCGATACGGCCGGGAGCCGGAGCCCGCCCCCGGGGCCGGCATCCGGGTCACCTCGGACACCCTGCCCGGACTCGAATCCGTCTCCCCCGCCGACGAGAACTCCGTCTGGCTGCACGACGCCCTGCTCGGCCCGCACAGCGCGGACATCGTCCGGTACCTCAGCCTCGCCCGCTCCACCGGCGGACCCGTTCTGGACCTCGGCTCCGGCGCCGGGCGGCTCGCCGTCCCGTTCGCCCGCCACGGCTTCGCCGTGGAAGCCGTGGACCGGGACGCCTCGGCCCTGGCGCGCCTCGACGGCTGGGCCCGCCGGATCGGTCCGCAGGTGGCCGGGCTCGTCGTCACCCACCGGACGGACCTCACCGAGCTGCGCCTCGAAGGCAGCTACCGGCTCGCGCTGCTCGCGGGCGCGATGGTCACCGCCGTACCCCCGGCGCGGCGGCCCGAGCTGCTGCGGGAGGTGGCGTCCCATCTGCAGACGGGCGGCGCCCTCGCCCTGGACTACACGGCGCACCAGCTGCCGGGGCTCATCGCGGAGCCGCAGCGGACCTGGGCGTTCCAGGTGCCCCGCTTCGACGGCATCGACGAGTGGGTGGTGGCCCGGCAGGTCTTCGACCTGCCGTCGATGAGCGAGCGGATCACGTACTACGCGGCCAGGACCGGGAAGCTGTCCACGGAGCGGGTCGTCCTGACCACCGACAAGTGGATCGTGGACCCCGAGCGGCTCGCGGCGGAACTGCACTCCGCGGGCCTGCACATCGAGGGCCGGCGGCGGCACCGGATCGACGACCGGACCGAGTCCGTCCTGCTCGTGTGCAGGACGGACGACTGA
- a CDS encoding transcriptional repressor codes for MAVVEELTGREAVIQRLRDVGLRVTGPRLEVLTVLAAGGHLDVEAITTTARERLGTLTSQAVYEMLRHFQETGLVSKFDRPGLPAVFEISGPAHQHALCLNCGRVENVTAAAPAPPRGSLSAWAVSDAEVVFKGLCPDCREAHPSH; via the coding sequence ATGGCAGTCGTGGAAGAGCTGACGGGCCGCGAGGCGGTGATCCAGCGCCTGCGCGACGTCGGGCTGCGGGTCACGGGCCCGCGCCTGGAGGTGCTCACGGTGCTCGCCGCCGGCGGCCATCTCGACGTCGAGGCCATCACCACGACCGCCCGCGAGCGGCTCGGCACGCTGACCAGCCAGGCCGTGTACGAGATGCTGCGGCACTTCCAGGAGACGGGCCTGGTCAGCAAGTTCGACCGGCCCGGCCTGCCCGCCGTCTTCGAGATCTCCGGTCCCGCGCACCAGCACGCGCTGTGCCTGAACTGCGGCCGGGTGGAGAACGTGACGGCCGCCGCGCCCGCGCCACCGCGCGGCAGCCTCTCCGCATGGGCGGTCAGCGACGCCGAGGTGGTCTTCAAGGGCCTGTGCCCCGACTGCCGCGAAGCGCACCCCTCACACTGA
- a CDS encoding helix-turn-helix domain-containing protein: MSKNAAGARTASEQALALYQELRTSPGEPLDAVAHRLDLTEAERERCRTELVNLGLIEPSTEPAPEPAPVVVTPDIALLRLLQHERDRLESRLAETSRAHTALETLAGPFLRAGMETGSEVEVQIVDDPARIRRELADLTDTVRGSVHSMLTGSVRREEMALELDRDRGRVARGVRVQAMYSQRVGQVPEMVQHLAERSALGVEVRLSPVVPMNMVLADENFALLPTDPRDPESAAILARGPGLVRSYRALYEYCWHAATPYGHAEPAPHGGDGLTEQQRAALRMLASGIKDEQVARSLGVSLRTVSRLISEVMQELGAASRFEAGVQAARLGLLDGEPYEHTA, from the coding sequence GTGTCCAAGAACGCCGCCGGAGCGCGTACGGCAAGCGAACAGGCACTCGCCCTCTACCAGGAACTTCGCACCAGTCCCGGCGAACCCCTCGACGCGGTCGCACACCGACTGGACCTCACCGAAGCCGAACGCGAGCGCTGCCGCACCGAGTTGGTGAACCTCGGCCTGATCGAGCCGAGCACGGAACCGGCCCCCGAGCCCGCCCCCGTCGTCGTCACCCCGGACATCGCCCTGCTGCGGCTCCTCCAGCACGAGCGCGACCGCCTGGAGAGCCGGCTCGCCGAGACCAGCCGGGCCCACACCGCCCTGGAGACGCTCGCCGGACCGTTCCTGCGGGCCGGGATGGAAACCGGCTCCGAGGTCGAGGTGCAGATCGTCGACGACCCCGCGCGCATCCGCCGCGAACTGGCCGACCTGACAGACACGGTGCGCGGATCGGTCCATTCGATGCTCACCGGATCGGTGCGGCGTGAGGAGATGGCCCTGGAGCTGGACCGGGACCGGGGCCGGGTGGCGCGCGGCGTGCGGGTCCAGGCCATGTACAGCCAGCGGGTCGGACAGGTTCCCGAGATGGTGCAGCACCTCGCGGAGCGGTCCGCGCTCGGCGTCGAGGTGCGGCTCTCCCCCGTCGTCCCCATGAACATGGTCCTCGCCGACGAGAACTTCGCGCTGCTCCCCACCGACCCGCGGGATCCGGAGTCCGCCGCGATCCTGGCCAGGGGTCCGGGCCTGGTCCGCTCCTACCGTGCCCTGTACGAGTACTGCTGGCACGCGGCCACCCCGTACGGCCACGCGGAGCCGGCCCCGCACGGCGGCGACGGACTGACCGAGCAGCAGCGGGCCGCGCTCCGGATGCTCGCGTCCGGCATCAAGGACGAGCAGGTGGCCCGGAGCCTGGGTGTCTCGCTGCGCACGGTCAGCCGGCTGATCTCCGAGGTGATGCAGGAACTGGGCGCGGCCAGCCGCTTCGAGGCGGGCGTACAGGCCGCCCGGCTCGGTCTGCTCGACGGCGAGCCCTACGAGCACACGGCGTAA
- a CDS encoding LuxR C-terminal-related transcriptional regulator produces MATVDPKIAHVVRTDLAALHPGGPGDRLTEQQGELLRMLATGMKDERIARALGVSLRTVSRQISELMQEMGASSRFEAGSRAFMLGLLTEDPRSHGT; encoded by the coding sequence GTGGCCACCGTCGACCCGAAGATCGCGCATGTCGTCCGGACCGATCTCGCCGCCCTGCACCCGGGCGGGCCCGGCGACCGGCTCACGGAACAGCAGGGGGAGCTGCTGCGGATGCTCGCGACGGGCATGAAGGACGAGAGGATCGCCCGCGCCCTCGGGGTCTCGCTGCGCACGGTGAGCCGTCAGATCTCCGAACTCATGCAGGAAATGGGCGCGTCGAGCCGCTTCGAGGCCGGGTCGAGGGCCTTCATGCTCGGCCTCCTGACCGAGGACCCGCGCTCGCACGGCACGTAA
- a CDS encoding LuxR C-terminal-related transcriptional regulator, giving the protein MITTDGSMRDGRADGRADGRADAQLVALHRELRRRGVSNFPEVAKELGLGAEEYERCRAELISLGLIVPTTSTHATSADLRDARWQPDADAVASVDPEIALLRILDRERARLREHLAEADHAYSALETLAGTFLRPGSLTRSQIAVEAITDYRRIQQALEDIIDVTQEASCSMYPTGPARQVPERIFERDRRKLDHGVRVRAIYRGRDAARPEAAEVLNRRAELGVEVRIAPDLPMTMVIVDEQYAIVPLRPEEPGKGAILARGPLLVRSFLSLYEHCWHTASPYGDHVAPERGGDGLSEQQQAALQMLAAGMKDEKIARNLGVSLRTVSRMLSELMQELGASSRFEAGVRAVRLGWLD; this is encoded by the coding sequence GTGATCACGACGGATGGCTCCATGAGGGACGGCCGGGCGGACGGCCGGGCGGACGGCCGGGCCGACGCGCAGCTGGTGGCCCTCCACCGCGAGCTGCGTCGGCGCGGCGTGTCGAACTTCCCGGAGGTCGCGAAGGAGTTAGGGCTCGGGGCCGAGGAGTACGAGCGATGTCGCGCCGAACTGATCTCCCTCGGTCTCATCGTTCCCACCACCAGCACCCACGCCACCAGTGCCGACCTTCGTGACGCCCGGTGGCAGCCGGACGCGGACGCGGTCGCCTCGGTCGATCCGGAGATCGCGCTGCTGCGCATCCTGGACCGCGAACGGGCCCGACTGCGGGAGCATCTGGCCGAGGCCGACCACGCGTACAGCGCGCTGGAGACGCTGGCCGGCACGTTTCTCCGGCCGGGTTCGCTGACCCGTTCCCAGATCGCGGTCGAGGCGATCACCGACTACCGGCGGATCCAGCAGGCGCTGGAGGACATCATCGACGTCACGCAGGAGGCGTCCTGCTCGATGTATCCGACCGGCCCGGCCCGGCAGGTCCCCGAGCGGATCTTCGAACGGGACCGCCGCAAGCTGGACCACGGAGTGCGGGTCCGCGCCATCTACCGCGGCAGGGACGCCGCCCGGCCGGAGGCGGCGGAGGTCCTCAACCGCCGTGCGGAGCTGGGTGTCGAGGTCAGGATCGCGCCCGATCTGCCGATGACGATGGTCATCGTCGACGAGCAGTACGCGATCGTGCCGCTGCGTCCCGAGGAGCCCGGCAAGGGGGCGATCCTGGCCCGCGGGCCGCTGCTCGTCCGCTCCTTCCTGAGCCTGTACGAGCACTGCTGGCACACGGCCTCGCCCTACGGGGACCATGTGGCGCCCGAGCGGGGCGGGGACGGCCTTTCGGAGCAGCAGCAGGCGGCGCTGCAGATGCTCGCGGCCGGGATGAAGGACGAGAAGATCGCCCGCAATCTCGGGGTCTCGCTGCGCACGGTGAGCCGGATGCTCTCCGAACTCATGCAGGAATTGGGCGCGTCGAGTCGCTTCGAGGCGGGTGTACGGGCGGTACGGCTGGGCTGGCTGGATTGA
- a CDS encoding SDR family oxidoreductase has protein sequence MKFENLRVVVTGASRYFGRALAVGFAHLGAEVYVSARTVEAAERTRTEVMGSARDRIHAFGCDLSRPAEIREFAARVGERTDRVDLLVNNGARWLDGMDLEAASDAEIVETIESTAGGTVLMVKHFLPLLRGSLRPDIVNMVAVRDAEGASAAAAGAAHEAFWAAKSAQAGFADILSRRLRPSGVRVFSLFPPDFSTSDPRFAEWDGSNPDGIAPDEKLTTQALFECIVYAVEQPRDCFIRSFHFEPR, from the coding sequence ATGAAATTCGAGAATCTGCGTGTCGTCGTGACCGGAGCGTCCCGCTATTTCGGTCGCGCGCTCGCCGTCGGATTCGCGCATCTCGGTGCCGAGGTCTATGTCTCGGCGCGGACCGTCGAGGCCGCCGAACGCACCCGTACCGAAGTCATGGGCTCGGCCCGTGACCGTATCCACGCCTTCGGCTGCGACCTCAGCAGGCCCGCCGAGATCCGGGAGTTCGCCGCCCGCGTCGGCGAACGCACCGACCGGGTCGACCTGTTGGTCAACAACGGCGCCCGCTGGCTCGACGGCATGGACCTGGAGGCGGCCAGCGACGCCGAGATCGTCGAGACGATCGAGTCGACGGCCGGCGGCACGGTCCTCATGGTGAAGCACTTCCTGCCGTTGCTGCGCGGCTCGCTGCGGCCCGACATCGTCAACATGGTCGCCGTCCGTGACGCCGAGGGCGCCTCCGCCGCGGCCGCCGGCGCCGCCCACGAGGCCTTCTGGGCGGCGAAGAGCGCCCAGGCCGGATTCGCCGACATCCTCTCGCGCCGCCTCCGCCCCTCCGGCGTCCGCGTCTTCTCCCTCTTCCCGCCCGACTTCTCGACCTCCGACCCTCGCTTCGCGGAATGGGACGGCTCGAATCCGGACGGAATAGCACCCGACGAGAAGCTGACCACCCAGGCGCTTTTCGAATGCATCGTCTACGCGGTCGAGCAGCCCCGCGACTGCTTCATCCGTTCCTTCCACTTCGAACCGCGCTGA
- a CDS encoding asparagine synthase C-terminal domain-containing protein, with protein sequence MSPTGAGGPTPRRRTPVPSPAGPGPCTTRSPSTPTRSAPSSPGPSPLGQPNADPIALSTYALFRAVRENGFTVALTGDGADELFGGYDRMRAALAAPAGTDWAGTDWAASYADALSAAPRLLREHLYTSNYRAHIADQGSAADRIEQELRSAEAVGEDRLTAMTAFETRWRLPAYHLRRVDHLSMAWAVEARMPFCQPAVVTHARALPTAARTGKRALYEAGAELLPSAVLRRPKQPFTLPLSAMLAPGSPLLETVRELLSPARLVLGGKVRADRVQKLLTRHCERPSHHDAQALWALAVHELWTEVVQGMRIPIGCAA encoded by the coding sequence ATCTCACCTACCGGGGCCGGTGGCCCGACTCCGAGGCGGCGTACGCCCGTTCCGTCGCCCGCCGGGCCCGGACCGTGCACCACGAGGTCGCCGTCGACCCCGACGAGATCGGCTCCCTCCTCACCCGGACCGTCCCCCCTCGGCCAGCCCAACGCCGACCCCATCGCCCTCTCCACGTACGCGCTGTTCCGCGCCGTCCGCGAGAACGGCTTCACCGTCGCGCTGACCGGCGACGGCGCCGACGAACTCTTCGGCGGGTACGACCGGATGCGCGCGGCGCTCGCTGCGCCGGCGGGGACGGACTGGGCGGGGACGGACTGGGCGGCGTCCTACGCGGACGCGCTCTCGGCGGCGCCGCGGCTGCTCCGCGAGCACCTCTACACGTCCAACTACCGTGCCCACATCGCCGATCAGGGCTCGGCGGCGGACCGCATCGAGCAGGAGCTCCGCTCGGCGGAGGCCGTCGGCGAGGACCGGCTCACCGCGATGACGGCCTTCGAGACGCGGTGGCGGCTGCCCGCGTACCACCTGCGGCGCGTGGACCACCTGTCGATGGCGTGGGCGGTCGAGGCGCGGATGCCGTTCTGCCAGCCGGCGGTCGTGACGCACGCGCGTGCGCTGCCGACGGCGGCGCGGACGGGGAAGCGGGCGCTGTACGAGGCGGGGGCGGAGCTGTTGCCCTCGGCGGTCCTGCGCCGCCCCAAGCAGCCCTTCACCCTGCCGCTGTCGGCGATGCTCGCACCCGGCAGTCCGCTCCTGGAAACGGTCCGGGAACTCCTGTCCCCGGCCCGCCTGGTCCTGGGCGGCAAGGTCCGGGCGGACCGCGTCCAGAAACTCCTCACCCGTCACTGCGAACGACCCTCCCACCACGACGCCCAGGCGCTGTGGGCCCTGGCGGTCCACGAACTGTGGACGGAGGTGGTCCAGGGCATGCGCATCCCGATCGGCTGTGCGGCCTGA
- a CDS encoding PIG-L family deacetylase encodes MQWIERGTRVTYCIVTDGGAGGYDDRLPRQAMADLRRAEQVHSAKLSGVADVRFLGYPDSFVEASVELRRDLCRVIREVRPQRAIIPSPRSTGRGSPTSTPTTAPSATPVCAPSTPRPATPSPTPPC; translated from the coding sequence ATGCAGTGGATCGAGCGCGGCACCCGCGTGACGTACTGCATCGTCACGGACGGCGGCGCCGGCGGTTACGACGACAGGCTCCCCCGCCAGGCGATGGCGGATCTGCGCCGCGCCGAACAGGTCCACTCCGCCAAACTCAGCGGCGTCGCCGACGTCCGCTTCCTCGGCTACCCCGACAGCTTCGTGGAAGCCTCCGTGGAACTCCGCCGCGACCTGTGCCGGGTGATACGGGAGGTACGGCCGCAGCGCGCGATCATCCCCTCCCCGAGATCAACTGGGCGCGGGTCGCCGACCTCCACCCCGACCACCGCGCCGTCGGCGACGCCTGTCTGCGCGCCGTCTACCCCGAGGCCCGCAACCCCTTCGCCCACCCCTCCCTGCTGA
- a CDS encoding LysE family transporter yields the protein MTTAVVAGLLAGYGIAIPVGAVGAYLVAVTARTGWRTGVGAALGVATADGVYAVIAVAGGSALVPLLAPVTTPLRWASAVVLVVLAVRAAYVAVTTYRTGGLASRDDGTDGTALGPARAYLTFLGITILNPMTVIYFAALVLATGPSAPATLPDRTAFVLAALLASASWQLLLALGGTLLGRTLTGARGRLTTVLASSTLIVVLAVRLVARS from the coding sequence GTGACCACCGCGGTGGTGGCCGGCCTGCTCGCCGGCTACGGCATCGCGATCCCGGTCGGCGCGGTCGGGGCGTATCTGGTGGCCGTGACGGCCCGTACCGGCTGGCGTACGGGCGTGGGCGCGGCGCTCGGAGTCGCCACGGCGGACGGCGTCTACGCCGTGATCGCCGTGGCGGGCGGCTCCGCGCTGGTTCCGCTGCTGGCGCCGGTGACGACCCCGCTGCGATGGGCCTCGGCCGTGGTGCTCGTGGTGCTCGCGGTACGGGCGGCGTACGTCGCCGTCACCACGTACCGGACGGGCGGGCTCGCCTCCCGCGACGACGGGACCGACGGGACGGCCCTCGGTCCCGCCCGTGCGTACCTCACCTTCCTGGGGATCACGATCCTCAATCCGATGACGGTGATCTACTTCGCCGCACTCGTCCTCGCGACGGGCCCCTCGGCGCCCGCGACCCTCCCCGACAGGACGGCCTTCGTCCTCGCGGCGCTGCTCGCCTCGGCGAGCTGGCAACTGCTCCTCGCCCTGGGCGGGACGCTGCTGGGCCGGACCCTGACGGGGGCCCGGGGGCGGCTGACCACGGTGCTCGCGTCGAGCACGCTGATCGTCGTCCTCGCGGTACGGCTCGTGGCGCGCTCCTGA
- a CDS encoding DUF2087 domain-containing protein, whose amino-acid sequence MTSHPSRPSGEARPSGEARPPRPVADLFSADGRLKAIPRRPARREDLLAHLAENLFAPDRDYREPEVNQALLTVHEDFSALRRYLVIGGFLARTKDGSAYRRQQRTGSPEGAIPAVA is encoded by the coding sequence ATGACCAGTCATCCTTCCCGTCCTTCCGGCGAGGCCCGTCCTTCCGGCGAGGCCCGTCCTCCCCGCCCGGTCGCGGACCTGTTCTCCGCCGACGGGCGCCTCAAGGCGATCCCGCGCAGGCCGGCCCGCCGTGAGGACCTCCTCGCGCACCTCGCCGAGAACCTCTTCGCTCCCGACCGGGACTACCGCGAGCCCGAGGTCAACCAGGCGCTGCTCACCGTCCACGAGGACTTCTCCGCCCTGCGGCGCTATCTCGTGATCGGCGGCTTCCTCGCCCGGACCAAGGACGGCTCGGCGTACCGCCGACAGCAGCGGACCGGCTCCCCCGAAGGTGCGATCCCCGCCGTCGCGTGA
- a CDS encoding DeoR/GlpR family DNA-binding transcription regulator — MLAAERRDHLLELLAREGKIVAKDVAAELGISEDSVRRDLRDLASEGLCQRVYGGALPVSPAVADYRSRQSVAPDGKRKVAAVAAGLVRPGGAVILDGGTTALAVVHALPQDLACTVITHSPTIAAALIDHPRAEVFLIGGRVYKHSAVACGAAAVEAAQNVSADLCFLGVTGVHPDAGLTTGDAEEAAMKRALSARAADTYVLASSEKIGTASRFRVLPWEEISGLITDADPRDPVIGQLTARRGVEVLPAG, encoded by the coding sequence ATGCTGGCTGCCGAACGGCGCGACCACCTGCTGGAACTGCTCGCCCGCGAGGGCAAGATCGTCGCCAAGGACGTCGCCGCCGAACTGGGGATCTCCGAGGACAGCGTGCGGCGCGACCTGCGCGATCTCGCGAGCGAGGGGCTGTGCCAGCGGGTGTACGGCGGGGCGCTGCCGGTCTCGCCGGCCGTGGCGGACTACCGGTCCCGGCAGTCCGTCGCACCGGACGGCAAGCGGAAGGTCGCCGCGGTGGCCGCCGGTCTCGTACGGCCGGGCGGCGCGGTGATCCTCGACGGCGGCACCACCGCCCTGGCCGTCGTCCACGCCCTCCCGCAGGACCTGGCGTGCACCGTGATCACCCACAGTCCGACGATCGCCGCCGCCCTCATCGACCATCCGCGGGCGGAGGTCTTCCTCATCGGCGGCCGCGTCTACAAGCACTCCGCCGTCGCCTGCGGCGCCGCCGCCGTCGAGGCCGCGCAGAACGTCTCCGCCGACCTCTGCTTCCTCGGCGTCACCGGCGTGCACCCCGACGCGGGACTGACCACCGGCGACGCGGAAGAGGCCGCCATGAAGCGCGCCCTCTCGGCGCGCGCCGCGGACACCTACGTCCTCGCCTCCTCCGAGAAGATCGGCACCGCTTCGCGCTTCCGTGTCCTGCCGTGGGAGGAGATCAGCGGGCTGATCACCGACGCGGACCCCCGCGACCCGGTGATCGGGCAGCTCACGGCGCGGCGGGGCGTCGAGGTCCTCCCCGCGGGCTGA
- a CDS encoding DUF4406 domain-containing protein: protein MLILIAGPYRSGTDGDPEAMAANLARLEAAAWPVFAAGHLPVIGEWIALPVLHSAGAGPTDPLAEQVLYPAADRLLAHCDAVLRLPGDSTGADQDVATARRRGLPVYHDVTEIPGRTAREDA, encoded by the coding sequence ATGCTCATCCTCATCGCCGGGCCCTACCGCTCCGGCACCGACGGCGACCCGGAGGCCATGGCCGCCAACCTCGCCCGCCTGGAAGCCGCGGCGTGGCCGGTCTTCGCCGCGGGCCATCTCCCCGTGATCGGGGAGTGGATCGCCCTGCCCGTCCTGCACTCGGCCGGCGCGGGTCCCACAGACCCCCTCGCCGAGCAGGTCCTGTACCCGGCCGCCGACCGTCTGCTCGCCCACTGCGACGCCGTACTGCGGCTGCCCGGCGACTCCACCGGCGCCGACCAGGACGTCGCCACCGCCCGCCGCCGCGGCCTGCCGGTCTACCACGACGTGACCGAGATCCCCGGCCGTACGGCGCGGGAGGACGCGTGA
- a CDS encoding FAD-dependent oxidoreductase — translation MKHRIVVLGAGYAGAYAAGNLARRLSPADTEITVVNAAPDFVERMRLHQLASGQDLAVRKLTDVFAGTGVRVRLAHVTGIDPERGTVAVTPVATTTGKDGGTHGEGDNSTDHRTGEVPYDTLLYALGSSVAHHGVPGAAEYAFDVAGRSSALRLRERMAALGAGGTVLVVGEGLTGIETATEFAESRPDLSVALAARGELGAWLSPKARRHLRQAFDRLGITVHEHTAVEAVEPTRAIAAGGTPIPADVTVWTAGFAVHPLAAAAGLEVTGTGGIVVDRTMRSVSHPSIYAAGDAVHAIGDNGRPLPMSCASAGFTTMQATAAIIARLTGGEVPTVGLKYHGNHISLGRRDAIFQMVDGDVRSKAWYLGGRTAARLKAGVLSGAGWNIAHPTLGMPKRRRRLTTAPTPERAGVRVAVQGLSGGPAPRP, via the coding sequence ATGAAGCACCGCATCGTCGTACTCGGCGCCGGATACGCCGGGGCCTACGCCGCCGGAAACCTGGCGCGCCGGCTCTCCCCCGCCGACACCGAGATCACCGTCGTCAACGCCGCCCCCGACTTCGTCGAGCGGATGCGGCTCCACCAGCTCGCGAGCGGCCAGGACCTCGCGGTCCGCAAGCTCACCGACGTCTTCGCGGGTACCGGAGTGCGGGTCCGGCTGGCGCACGTCACCGGCATCGACCCCGAGCGCGGGACCGTCGCCGTGACCCCGGTGGCCACCACGACCGGCAAGGACGGCGGCACCCACGGCGAAGGCGACAACAGCACCGACCACCGCACCGGCGAAGTCCCCTACGACACCCTCCTCTACGCCCTCGGCAGCTCCGTCGCCCACCACGGCGTCCCCGGCGCAGCCGAGTACGCCTTCGACGTGGCCGGCCGTTCCTCGGCGCTGCGTCTGCGCGAGCGCATGGCCGCCCTGGGCGCGGGCGGCACCGTGCTGGTCGTCGGCGAGGGACTGACCGGCATCGAGACCGCCACGGAGTTCGCCGAGTCCCGGCCCGACCTCTCCGTCGCCCTCGCCGCCCGCGGCGAGCTGGGCGCCTGGCTCTCCCCGAAGGCCCGGCGCCACCTGCGCCAGGCCTTCGACCGGCTCGGCATCACCGTCCACGAGCACACCGCCGTGGAGGCCGTCGAGCCGACGCGGGCGATCGCCGCCGGCGGTACGCCCATCCCGGCCGACGTGACCGTGTGGACGGCCGGGTTCGCCGTGCACCCGCTCGCGGCCGCCGCCGGTCTGGAGGTCACCGGGACGGGCGGGATCGTCGTCGACCGCACCATGCGCTCGGTCTCGCACCCGAGCATCTACGCCGCCGGTGACGCCGTCCACGCGATCGGCGACAACGGCCGTCCGCTGCCGATGTCCTGCGCCTCGGCCGGCTTCACCACCATGCAGGCGACCGCGGCGATCATCGCGCGTCTGACGGGCGGCGAGGTCCCGACCGTCGGGCTGAAGTACCACGGCAACCACATCAGCCTCGGACGGCGGGACGCCATCTTCCAGATGGTGGACGGGGACGTCCGGTCGAAGGCCTGGTACCTGGGCGGCAGGACCGCCGCGCGGCTCAAGGCGGGCGTGCTCAGCGGCGCCGGGTGGAACATCGCCCACCCGACGCTCGGCATGCCGAAGCGCAGGCGCCGCCTGACCACCGCACCGACGCCCGAGCGTGCGGGCGTGAGGGTCGCGGTCCAGGGCCTGTCCGGCGGACCGGCTCCCCGTCCGTGA